A segment of the Zingiber officinale cultivar Zhangliang chromosome 8B, Zo_v1.1, whole genome shotgun sequence genome:
TCCAGTCCGATTCAccattaaagtaaaaaaaaatcaaaaaactgCTCCGGTCAAAAACGTTTAAAACCGGTCAAAATCAGTCAAAACCGCTCGAAATCGATCAAAATCACAGGTTTAATCAGGATTGaagcatgatatatatatataacgattGAATCATCGGTTCAATCGATCAAATCTTAAAAATCTCGATCCGATCATCGCACCATTTTAATGACCAATACGGTTTTCAAAACATTGGGATTTATCCGATAGACTAAGGAAAGATCGCTCGTCTCCGCTAGTTAAGTCGCCTAATATCTTAAttatcaaaaacaaaaaaaacaactatttctaactctattttattttaaaaatagacaTCGGAAACAAGTCAATATCATCATGATAAATTGAGGGGTAAGTAGTAGATCAAGAGCATCAAACAAGTCACATCCAGTCAAACAAATAGACAAAACGAGCAGAGTCGAACGAATAGAGCCAATTAAGTGAGACAAATAAACAATGAACAAGATGCAGAATCCAGTTCTGAGATGGCATGTGAGATAACTAGATAAGTATCACTAAATATTCATTATTTCTTGGAGCCAAACAACAATGAATGGGGGGTAAAAGCATGCAGTCAAATAATGAAAATGAAGAGCTGCTTCcctcttatttaattaataataaagctTGATAGATCCATAATAAAGATTGATATAAATGCTCTAAGTCATGACCTTACTTGGAGTACCTTGTTCCCATGTTTCAGCAACACAGGAAACTTGTAATAGCTTATTTTTACGCAGTGAGAGTTACAGACAGATTTCTATACTCATCACAGCCTACATGCTCTACTCTTCAAACAATGATACTCCTGAATAATCCAACACAAAAGAAAACTACAATTTGCTCTTCCATACCAAAGACCAACACACACAAAAAAAGCCTTTAGTCAATCAGAAACGCAAAGAGTGGATAATAAAAGTCTAAATGTGAGAAAAATGAATCCTGCAGGATACAATATATGTTCAACAGCAAGTTCATTCTTTCATGTGATAGAATGAGGTTTGTTATGATATATAATAAATACCAGCCTTGACGTTAACAAACCAACCAAACTGCTTTTACACTAATGACATGATATATCGTATTATCAATTGGCCCAACAATGTACTAGCATGAAGCAAAAATTCATATATTAATCTTCTGTCTTGACCATGTAGAGCAACCTTCACGTGTTCATGGAAAAATAACTCATCAGATGCAGTGCAAATATTGTACTCACCAATTGGCACGGAGCTTGTTGTAGACACTACATGAATGCTCGGGATTCTGAAACTGAAAAAAAATATGTATAAGAATCACATGGCTGCCTCCAGTGACAACCAGTAAGTAATCAAGTCCAAGCAAAGATAGATTTGCACGGACTAAATGCTTGTGTCACAATACTTCCTGTGGAATAAACAGAACTTAAAATCTAGAAAAGTGaaaggaaacaaaaaaaaactctCACCAGtaatcatatgaacttaatctcacCAGATGCCAAGCTTATGAAATGGCACGTGAGAAGCTTGTCCAAATACCTGAATAGATAATTGTTAAGAAGATATTTTCTGTGTCTGAATGGATGAACGAGAACAAAAGTGAAAGAGAACAGAAACAATCTACAGAGTTTGATCGAAGAAAGCAAGCGATTGACCGAAGACTACTTAGACATATCTCAAACATTGAATGTGATCAACTTTTTAGGCAATCACATCTATAACTATCAATCTCTTGGTGAATGCTTAATGACGCTACATGGTAGGTGGTAACGTTCGTCAGAACTCGACACAGACAACAGCGGCGCGTCGAAGTCTCGTAGGCAGGTCCGGGCCTCGATTCCATTCGCCGCTCCTTATGTCGTACACAAGCAACGCGCCCTCCACCGCCAAATTGTCCGAACCCCATCTTGCACCGCCATGGCCAGAGCACCCGACCGAGACTTGGACTAGCGCCACCACCTTTTCCTCCCCCACGGCAGCGCAGCTGAAGCGAACAGCTCCGCCCAGGCCCAAACGGGCCGGCACTGGCGGTGGTAACAGCCGCGTCCACTCACCGCCGCCGCCCCTCCGCACCTTCCCCTCCCAACGCCAAAAGGAAAGCTCCACCGCGTGGCTGGCTACAACGTACACGTACGGCCCCGATCCGCATGCCCCAACGACGCACCAACCTCCGGGCACCGCAGCCGCCGACCCTGCCCCGGCGCCCGGCCGGCCTCTCACCCACGCACCCGCATCCACGTGGTAAGCATCCATAGATCCAGCGCAAATATGGGCGTCTAGCCTCCCAGCCTCCACTCCAGTCCCGCCTCCGCCGACGCGCAAACCTCCGGCAATGTAAAACACCCCTCCGGAAGCGGCGCCGACGCAGCCATAACGCTGCTTTGGGGCCTCCGCGACTACCCGCCACGCATTGGCCACCGGATCGTACTCCTCGACCGCTGAAGTACGGGCGGCGCCCCCGGCCACGTAGATCTTGCCTCCGATTGCCGCGGCGGCGAATTTCTTGCGAGGGAAAATGGTCGGGGCCCGAGGGGAGACCGCCCCAGTCCAAGTGTCGTACCGGAGGGTAGCTCCGCGGCCAATGATGTAGATCGCGCGTCCGAGGACCGCCACACGGGCATGAGCGAAGGAAAAGGATCCTTCGAAGACTTCAAGTGAGACGGCTCCGGAAGAAGTGGAGAATAGGTCCCAGGAGGCGTCCAAGGAAGAATCAGCGGAGAGGGAAGCAGAGGAGAGCCGACCAAGATCGGAAAGGGAGAGGGCGTGGAGGGTGCGGCGGAGGCGGCCGTGAGAGCGGCGGACGCGGAGGAAGGCAGGCGAATCGATGAGGAGGGAGAAACGGCGGCAGACGAGAGGGAGGACGGGTAGGGAGGACGTCGACACCCTGGAGAGGCACTCGAGTAGGAGATCGTCAGGCAGCGACGCGATTGGGGCGGCGGAAGACGGCCTGAGGTGGTGGATGATATCCAGCGGCGTCAGGGCGATGATCTCGCGGCGGGGATCGGGACGGCAGGGCTTTACGAGCCACGAAAGGCTCCGAGAGTTGCAGGCGTCCGCCATGGCTAACCCTTCTCCCTCTGCTTTCCTCTTCCCCGtcgaaaggaagaaaagaatacaATGGAAATGAGGAAATCTAACAAAACAATACAAATGTTTCGATATCAACATGCATACTTTATTTTATATCACGGAATAAAATTCCACTTTATCCCTTAatcgattaatttttttaaaaagctaatatttttattaaagttGATTTactttctaattttttaaaataaccttATCGATATATCTGCATAATAAGGCAttcattttatatatttaaatatttgcatttaaataattcttattttaaaattccatattatataaattaactttttttatattttttaaaaaaaatacataatttatttatttcataTTTCTTCACAttataattttcattttttgtattatatttttaaagttaaatttaatatattagaAATAATACTGATACGTGTTATGACAAGTAAACCCGAGAGACGGACAtgatggtcaaagtcaagatgacgtGACGGTCAAAGTCAATAGAAGAGAACATCCCCTGACTAGCTTCGTCATTCATCCAACATTAGCGCTCTAAGGTTCAGATCGGCCGAGTATAAACTAGGCGAGTAATGATCGACTAACTCTTAATCCGGTCAAATATATATAGCCCGGTCTTCTACCTAAAAGATAACATGTCTAGTTAGTTGGTAGCTGATTGAGTTTTGAGGTGGCCGACCTTTTAGGTCAGCCGGGATGTTGGATTCATCTCATAATCGA
Coding sequences within it:
- the LOC122015888 gene encoding F-box/kelch-repeat protein At5g26960-like is translated as MADACNSRSLSWLVKPCRPDPRREIIALTPLDIIHHLRPSSAAPIASLPDDLLLECLSRVSTSSLPVLPLVCRRFSLLIDSPAFLRVRRSHGRLRRTLHALSLSDLGRLSSASLSADSSLDASWDLFSTSSGAVSLEVFEGSFSFAHARVAVLGRAIYIIGRGATLRYDTWTGAVSPRAPTIFPRKKFAAAAIGGKIYVAGGAARTSAVEEYDPVANAWRVVAEAPKQRYGCVGAASGGVFYIAGGLRVGGGGTGVEAGRLDAHICAGSMDAYHVDAGAWVRGRPGAGAGSAAAVPGGWCVVGACGSGPYVYVVASHAVELSFWRWEGKVRRGGGGEWTRLLPPPVPARLGLGGAVRFSCAAVGEEKVVALVQVSVGCSGHGGARWGSDNLAVEGALLVYDIRSGEWNRGPDLPTRLRRAAVVCVEF